One part of the Odontesthes bonariensis isolate fOdoBon6 chromosome 13, fOdoBon6.hap1, whole genome shotgun sequence genome encodes these proteins:
- the nme5 gene encoding nucleoside diphosphate kinase homolog 5, which yields MDQTSQSRIFVERTLAIIKPDVIHKAEEIQDLILRSGFTVLQKRRLQLSPEQCSDFYADQYGKLFFPSLTAFMSSGPIVALTLARDDAIAHWKTIIGPASITKARETQPECLRAKYGTSDLKNALHGSKSFHAAVKEIKFMFPNSVIEPFPSKEETEAYLSRYVNPVVLRGLAALCKEKPPKPCIWLADWLIKNNPNQPQICEGAIVEDEG from the exons ATGGACCAAACTTCACAGAGCCGTATTTTTGTAGAAAGAACATTGGCCATCATTAAGCCAGACGTCATCCACAAAGCTGAAGAGATCCAGGACCTTATCCTCAGGTCGGGCTTCACTGTTCTACAG AAGCGGAGACTGCAGCTAAGTCCAGAGCAATGCAGCGACTTCTACGCAGACCAGTATGGAAAGCTCTTCTTTCCCAGCTTGACAGCCTTCATGAGCTCCGGCCCAATCGTTGCCTTGACGCTGGCTCGTGACGATGCCATTGCACACTGGAAGACCATCATAGGTCCTGCCAGCATCACCAAGGCCAGAGAAACGCAACCAGAGTG CCTCAGAGCGAAATACGGCACTTCTGACCTGAAAAATGCACTCCATGGCAGCAAGTCGTTTCATGCAGCTGTTAAGGAGATCAAATTTATGTTCCCAAACT ctgtaATTGAGCCCTTTCCCTCAAAAGAGGAGACTGAAGCATACTTGAGCAGATACGTCAATCCAGTTGTCCTTCGTGGACTGGCTGCGCTCTGCAAGGAAAAGCCACCCAAACCCTGT ATTTGGCTTGCTGACTGGCTGATTAAAAACAATCCCAACCAGCCTCAAATATGTGAAGGAGCCATTGTGGAAGATGAAGGATGA